AGCGCGCCGATGACGAGGCCGAGCACATCGCGGCGCAGCGGCCAGGCGATCTTGATCGCGGTGGAGATCAAAAGCCCGGCTGCGGCTGCGGCGAGGCCGCCGAACAGATGGCGCACGACGAGGTCGTCGGCGAAACGGGCGTAGATCATGCCAAGGCCGATCACGACGGCGGTCGGCACCGCGATCAGCCCGATGATCGAGGCGAAGGCGCCGGGAATGCCGCGAAACTTCAGCCCGACCGCGACCGACATGTTGATGATGTTGCCGCCGGGCAGGAACTGGCAGAGCCCGAGCAGGTCGGTGAACTCGGCGCCGGTGAGCCAGCCGCGCTTCTCCACCATCATGTGGCGCGCCAAGGGCAGCACGCCGCCGAAGCCGGTCAGTCCGAGGATGAAGAAGCCCGCGAACAACTCGCCGATATCGGGCGCCTCGTGCTTGGTGGTGAGGGTGGCGGGGGCTGCATCCATCGGCGCGTCGGCTCCGTTTCTTGTCGTGTTCGACCCGAACCTAGTTTGCGATGCTCCAAATATCAAATATATGGATCATTGAATTATCATATCTGCTGTATATGGATCGGTCCTATGATCGAGCTGCGCCATCTCCGCTATGCCGTCGCGGTCGCCGAGGAAGGCCATATCACCCGCGCTGCCGCTCGCCTCGGCATCCAGCAGCCGCCGCTGAGCCAGCAGATCCGGGCGCTGGAGGCCGCGATCGGCGCGCCGCTGTTTCGCCGGCAGCCGCGCGGGGTCGAACTGACAGCCGCCGGCCGCGCCTTCGTGGAGAAGGCACGCGCGATCCTGCGCGACACCGACCTCGCCGTGGAAGCCGCGCGCCGCGCCAGCCGCGGCCAGGAGGGCCAGCTTGCGATCGGCTTCACCTCGTCGGCGGCCTTCCATCCCTTCGTCACCGGCGTGATGCGCGAAATGCGCGAGCGCGCGCCGGCGATCAGATTGTCGCTGGAGGAGGCCTCGACCGGCGAGCTGATCGAAGCCGTCGAGGCGGACCGGCTCGATGCGGCGTTCGTGCGCTCGCCGAGCGAGCGGCTGGAGAATCTCACGATCACGCATCTGCTCGACGAGGAGATGCTGGTCGCGTTGCCCGACCATCATGCGCGCGCCCGCAAGGACACGCGGCGCCGGATTTCGCTGGCTTCGCTCGCCGACGAGCCGCTGATCCTCTACCGCCGCCCGACCGGGCCGGGCCTCTACGACAGCATCATCGCCGCCTGCCGCGCGGCGGGCTTCAGCCCGAAGGTCGCGCAGGAGGCGACGCGGATGGTGTCGACGCTCAGCCTCGTCGCCGCCGGGCTCGGGATTTCGATCGTGCCGGAATCGATGGCGCGGCTCGAGACCGCAGGCGTCTCCTATCTCCGCCTCGACCGTGCCACGGGCCTGGTCGCCCCGCTCGCGCTGGCGCGCAAGAAAGGCCCCGCCGGCGGCACGCTCGGCCGCCTGCTCGCCATCGTGACGCGGCGGGTCAAGGACCGCGCCGAAACTTAGCGCGCTGCGCCGTCACGCCCCCATGGGGTTGAAGGCCGGTCCGGACCGTTGCCGCGGGATACGCACGCCGCGCCCGGCCAGATCACGCAACTGCACGAACATCATCGCAGTCATCAATGCGTCGTTGAAGGCATCATGCTGTCCAAGCGGCGGAATGCCGAGATCGCGCAGGATCGCGGCGAAGGAGAGGTCGATCGACGTGTTGGGAGGCGCGCCGCCATATTTGCGTTCGTAGTAGAGCCGTGAAACCTCGATGCGGTCGTTGGGCAGCTCGATTCCCACCAGCGGAAGGACGTACTTGTCCAGCATGGCGATGTCGAAGTCGACATAGTAGCCGACCAGCGGGCGCGGACCGATAAAGCGCAGGAAACTCGGCAGGACCTTCCAGACGATCGGCGCTGCCTCGACGTCGGACCGGCGCAGGCGGTGGATCTTGATGGATTCCGCGCCCATCTCGCTGTCGGGGTGGATCACGACTTCGAAATGCTCGCTGGTCAGAATCCGATTGCCGCGGATCTTGATTGCA
The window above is part of the Bradyrhizobium sp. PSBB068 genome. Proteins encoded here:
- a CDS encoding chromate transporter, translating into MDAAPATLTTKHEAPDIGELFAGFFILGLTGFGGVLPLARHMMVEKRGWLTGAEFTDLLGLCQFLPGGNIINMSVAVGLKFRGIPGAFASIIGLIAVPTAVVIGLGMIYARFADDLVVRHLFGGLAAAAAGLLISTAIKIAWPLRRDVLGLVIGALCVLAIAVLRLPLLPTLLTLAPLSILLRARQAS
- a CDS encoding LysR family transcriptional regulator; amino-acid sequence: MIELRHLRYAVAVAEEGHITRAAARLGIQQPPLSQQIRALEAAIGAPLFRRQPRGVELTAAGRAFVEKARAILRDTDLAVEAARRASRGQEGQLAIGFTSSAAFHPFVTGVMREMRERAPAIRLSLEEASTGELIEAVEADRLDAAFVRSPSERLENLTITHLLDEEMLVALPDHHARARKDTRRRISLASLADEPLILYRRPTGPGLYDSIIAACRAAGFSPKVAQEATRMVSTLSLVAAGLGISIVPESMARLETAGVSYLRLDRATGLVAPLALARKKGPAGGTLGRLLAIVTRRVKDRAET
- a CDS encoding 3'-5' exonuclease, which encodes MLPRAIKRLLHQATLSDQSYRFMFGRAPDDEFVVIDCETTGLNVRKDDVVAIAAIKIRGNRILTSEHFEVVIHPDSEMGAESIKIHRLRRSDVEAAPIVWKVLPSFLRFIGPRPLVGYYVDFDIAMLDKYVLPLVGIELPNDRIEVSRLYYERKYGGAPPNTSIDLSFAAILRDLGIPPLGQHDAFNDALMTAMMFVQLRDLAGRGVRIPRQRSGPAFNPMGA